TCGCTCGGTGAGGTCGTCGACGTCCTCGGAGGCACCGCCGACCCCAACGTCACCGTCATCGTCGAGAGCCGCTACCCCCGCACCGTCCTCGGCGTCCTCGCCGGACTCTGCCTCGCCGTCGCGGGCACCCTCATGCAGGGCGTCTCGCGCAACCCGCTGGCCGAACCGGGCCTCCTCGGCATCAACGCCGGCGCCTCCGCGAGCATCGTCGCCGCCACCGCCTGGCTCGGGGCCTCGGGCGCCACCGACACCATGTGGTGGGCGCTGCCCGGAGCACTGGTCGCCGGCATTCTCGTCCACGTCATCGGCTCCGCCGGTACGGGGACGAGCGTGGTGCGCCTGGTGCTCGCCGGAGCCGTGCTCACCGCGGTGCTCATGGCGTTCATCCAGGCGGTGACCCTCAGCAAACCGCAGGTCTTCGACAGCTACCGCTACTGGGTCGTCGGAGCGCTCGGCGGCCGCGACTTCGACGTCTTCTGGTCCGTCCTGCCCTTCGCCGCCGTCGGCTTCCTGCTCGCCCTCGCCCTCGGCCCCGGCCTGAACGCCCTGGCCCTCGGCGACGCCACCGCCGTAGCCCTCGGCTCGCACCCCGGGCGCACCCGGGGCGGCGGACTGCTCGCCGCCACGCTGCTCAGCGCCGCCGCGACCGCGGCTGTCGGCCCGATCGCCTTCGTCGGCCTCGCCGTTCCGCACGTCGTCCGGGGCCTGGTCGGCGTCGACTTCCGTGCCCAGATCCTCTTCTCCGCCCTGCTCGGCCCCACCCTCCTGCTCCTCGCGGACGTGGTCGGCCGGGTCGTCATGCGCCCCACCGAACTCATGGTCGGCGTCGTCACCGCCTTCATCGGCGCACCCGCGCTGCTCATCGCCGTACGCAGGATGCGGGGCACCTCATGACCGTCACCGAACGGACCGCACCCGTACGCAAGGCTCCCAAGGCCCCCCGCGGCTACCTGGTCGTCGGCCGCACCGTGGCGATACCCATGCGCCGGGCCTCCGTGTTCGCGGGCGCCGGGCTCTTCGTCCTCCTCCTCGCGGCCGCCGTAACGACGTTGGCCTGGGGGCGCCTCGGCATCGACCTCGCCGACCTGCCCGCAGCGCTCGTCGGGGACGCCGAGGGCAAGGACCGGTTCGTCTTCAACCGGCTGCGCGGCCCCCGCCTCACCGTCGCCATCGGGGTCGGCGCGGCGCTCGGCGTCTCCGG
The nucleotide sequence above comes from Streptomyces sp. NBC_01116. Encoded proteins:
- a CDS encoding FecCD family ABC transporter permease, which encodes MATTTVAPPSGAGTSRTDAARLAFLLLLGLAALAFALCASVMFGSRSTSLGEVVDVLGGTADPNVTVIVESRYPRTVLGVLAGLCLAVAGTLMQGVSRNPLAEPGLLGINAGASASIVAATAWLGASGATDTMWWALPGALVAGILVHVIGSAGTGTSVVRLVLAGAVLTAVLMAFIQAVTLSKPQVFDSYRYWVVGALGGRDFDVFWSVLPFAAVGFLLALALGPGLNALALGDATAVALGSHPGRTRGGGLLAATLLSAAATAAVGPIAFVGLAVPHVVRGLVGVDFRAQILFSALLGPTLLLLADVVGRVVMRPTELMVGVVTAFIGAPALLIAVRRMRGTS